The Streptomyces sp. NBC_01775 genome includes a region encoding these proteins:
- a CDS encoding NAD(P)/FAD-dependent oxidoreductase, whose amino-acid sequence MDGTRALVLGAGIIGSACARELALAGCAVTVVDRGGPAAATTSHGEGNVLVSDKGPGPELRLAQLSRRLWPEILTAVAGRSAQGARAVPAAEWDPKGGIVVATTDAGARGLAHFADAQRAAGVTAESLTSAALLAAEPHLTPDHTAAVHYPEDAQVQPAGAAVALLTDALAAGARLRTGEEVLAGVARGGRLTGVRTSRGLLEADLFVNAAGPWAGGLAARLGAPVTIQPRRGDVLVTTPLPPTVFHKVYDADYVGAVGSAEEDLQTSAVVESTRAGSVLLGSSRRRVGFDDRLRPEVLSAVAAKALRLFPTLAGVPVMRAYGGFRPYVPDHLPVIGADPRLAGLWHAGGHEGAGIGLSVGTARLLRNLILDEPAELDADAVAAFRVERPAVLATDDRQVHQDDHQDRRAGQQDGRDGHQSHRAGHQDHKEEGP is encoded by the coding sequence ATGGACGGAACGCGGGCGCTGGTGCTCGGTGCCGGGATCATCGGCTCCGCCTGCGCTCGCGAACTCGCCCTGGCGGGCTGCGCTGTCACGGTCGTCGACCGCGGCGGCCCGGCCGCCGCGACCACCTCGCACGGTGAGGGCAACGTCCTGGTCTCGGACAAGGGGCCGGGGCCTGAGCTGCGCCTCGCCCAGCTCTCGCGGCGCCTGTGGCCCGAGATCCTCACGGCCGTCGCCGGGCGATCGGCGCAGGGCGCACGCGCCGTGCCGGCCGCCGAGTGGGACCCCAAGGGCGGCATCGTGGTCGCCACCACCGACGCCGGGGCCCGCGGACTGGCCCACTTCGCAGACGCCCAACGCGCCGCCGGCGTCACGGCCGAGAGCCTGACGAGCGCCGCCCTCCTCGCCGCCGAGCCGCACCTCACACCGGACCACACGGCGGCTGTGCACTACCCCGAGGACGCTCAGGTGCAGCCCGCGGGAGCGGCGGTCGCCCTGCTCACCGACGCGCTGGCGGCGGGCGCCCGGCTGCGCACCGGAGAAGAGGTGCTCGCCGGGGTGGCCCGGGGCGGCCGGCTCACCGGCGTCCGCACCTCGCGCGGGCTGCTGGAGGCCGACCTGTTCGTCAACGCGGCCGGTCCCTGGGCGGGCGGACTCGCCGCCCGCCTGGGCGCACCCGTCACCATCCAGCCACGGCGCGGCGACGTCCTGGTGACCACGCCGCTGCCGCCCACGGTCTTCCACAAGGTCTACGACGCCGACTACGTGGGTGCGGTCGGCAGTGCCGAAGAGGACCTCCAGACCTCCGCCGTGGTGGAATCCACCCGGGCGGGCAGCGTGCTGCTCGGCTCCTCGCGCCGCCGCGTCGGCTTCGACGACCGGCTGCGGCCCGAGGTCCTCTCGGCCGTCGCCGCCAAGGCCCTGCGGCTCTTCCCGACGCTGGCCGGTGTGCCGGTGATGCGTGCCTACGGCGGCTTCCGGCCCTACGTGCCCGACCATCTGCCGGTCATCGGGGCCGATCCCCGGCTGGCGGGTCTCTGGCACGCGGGGGGCCACGAAGGTGCCGGGATCGGCCTGTCGGTGGGCACCGCGCGCCTGCTGCGGAACCTGATCCTCGACGAGCCGGCCGAGCTGGACGCGGACGCCGTCGCCGCCTTCCGGGTGGAGCGGCCGGCCGTGCTGGCGACCGACGATCGTCAAGTCCACCAGGACGATCACCAGGACCGCAGGGCCGGTCAGCAGGACGGCAGGGATGGCCACCAGTCACACAGGGCCGGTCACCAGGATCACAAGGAGGAGGGGCCATGA
- a CDS encoding helix-turn-helix domain-containing protein: protein MSDSPDRSIRGMLALNLKRARGQRGLSLSELSRRSKIGKATLSQLESGTGNPTIETVFSLSRVLELPISDLLDTRPPAGLRVVRAKEVEVLSGDAVDLRPLQRIESGDAVFEVYDQQVRAGCRRDSLGHVGIEHTIVQSGRLGVSVDGHEVELEPGDYVGFDAALPHGYAAQEETVRSVLLLQYRADQRLHPHAPGPSAEDRVGCGD, encoded by the coding sequence GTGAGCGACAGTCCTGACAGGTCGATCCGGGGAATGCTGGCACTCAACCTGAAGCGGGCCAGGGGGCAGCGGGGGCTCTCGCTCTCCGAGCTGTCCAGACGTTCCAAGATCGGGAAGGCGACGCTCTCCCAGCTGGAGTCCGGTACCGGCAACCCCACGATCGAGACGGTCTTCAGTCTCTCCCGGGTGCTGGAGTTGCCGATCTCCGACCTGCTCGACACCCGGCCGCCCGCGGGGCTGCGGGTGGTGCGGGCCAAGGAGGTCGAGGTCCTCAGCGGTGACGCCGTCGATCTCCGTCCGTTGCAGCGGATCGAGTCCGGCGACGCCGTGTTCGAGGTCTACGACCAGCAGGTCAGGGCGGGTTGCCGACGGGACTCGCTCGGGCACGTGGGCATCGAGCACACCATCGTCCAGTCCGGGCGGCTGGGCGTGAGTGTGGACGGGCACGAGGTGGAGCTGGAGCCCGGCGACTACGTCGGGTTCGACGCCGCCCTGCCGCACGGCTACGCGGCCCAGGAGGAGACCGTCCGCTCGGTGCTGCTGCTCCAGTACCGCGCTGACCAGCGGCTGCACCCGCACGCGCCCGGCCCGTCGGCCGAGGACCGTGTGGGATGCGGCGACTGA
- a CDS encoding TetR/AcrR family transcriptional regulator C-terminal domain-containing protein: MTNKDELVALAADQVLGHTFAAAPRPEEGADAEPRALAIAVFDALDRHPWAAFHVNTPPTLANALHLLDRVGTLVARTGLPAEQHFAVSTAISYYITGVSAQIVAPRATAGAATSRDAFLTQTAESGEKLDPADYPFLTRTTTELRDHDDRDQFTTGLDLFLDGLSSTADPRPSA, translated from the coding sequence GTGACGAACAAGGACGAGCTCGTCGCCCTGGCCGCCGATCAGGTGCTCGGCCACACCTTCGCCGCAGCCCCACGCCCCGAGGAAGGCGCTGACGCCGAGCCGCGCGCGCTTGCCATCGCCGTCTTCGATGCCCTTGATCGGCACCCGTGGGCAGCGTTCCACGTCAACACGCCGCCCACGCTGGCGAACGCACTGCACCTGCTCGACCGCGTCGGCACCCTTGTCGCACGAACCGGGCTGCCCGCCGAACAGCATTTCGCGGTCTCCACCGCGATCTCCTACTACATCACCGGCGTCAGCGCCCAGATCGTCGCCCCACGCGCCACCGCCGGCGCGGCCACCAGCCGCGACGCCTTCCTCACCCAGACCGCCGAAAGCGGGGAAAAGCTCGACCCCGCCGACTACCCCTTCCTGACGCGCACCACCACGGAACTGCGCGACCACGACGACCGCGACCAATTCACCACCGGCCTCGACCTGTTCCTGGACGGCCTCAGCTCGACCGCAGATCCGCGACCCTCCGCGTGA
- a CDS encoding SDR family NAD(P)-dependent oxidoreductase, whose product MPATSTTLSSEAAEAAAAEAAEATGAAEFTGKVAVVTGAARGVGKETVALLTARGARVLAVDLRPDVQTLPEEFPGVLTMTGDIAQEETAARAVRSAVDAFGGLDILVNNAGRTLNKPVTETTAEDWDAVMAVNARGSFFFAREAFRAMKTRGGGAIVSTGSYTCTVALPEGAAYSASKGALAQLTKVLAVEGGPLGIRANLVAAGVIETDFLDTFRSDSRAYLASFADAQPLGRVARPEEIAEVLCFLASPRAGFVTGAVVAADGGFTAL is encoded by the coding sequence ATGCCCGCAACATCCACAACGCTGTCCAGCGAAGCCGCTGAGGCCGCAGCTGCTGAAGCTGCCGAAGCCACCGGGGCCGCCGAGTTCACCGGCAAGGTCGCCGTCGTCACCGGCGCCGCGCGCGGCGTGGGCAAGGAGACCGTGGCGCTTCTCACCGCCCGTGGCGCCCGCGTCCTGGCTGTCGACCTGCGGCCGGACGTCCAGACCCTGCCGGAGGAGTTTCCCGGCGTGCTGACGATGACCGGCGACATCGCACAGGAGGAGACCGCTGCCCGAGCGGTGCGGTCGGCCGTCGACGCCTTCGGCGGGCTGGACATTCTGGTGAACAACGCCGGACGCACCCTGAACAAGCCCGTCACCGAAACCACCGCCGAGGACTGGGACGCCGTGATGGCGGTCAACGCCCGGGGCTCCTTCTTCTTCGCCCGCGAAGCCTTCCGGGCCATGAAGACCCGTGGCGGCGGAGCCATCGTCAGCACCGGCTCCTACACCTGCACCGTGGCCCTGCCCGAAGGCGCCGCCTACAGCGCGTCGAAGGGCGCTCTGGCCCAGCTGACGAAGGTGCTCGCCGTCGAGGGCGGGCCGCTGGGCATCCGCGCCAACCTCGTTGCCGCGGGTGTCATCGAGACCGACTTCCTCGACACGTTCCGCTCCGACAGCCGTGCGTACCTGGCCTCCTTCGCCGACGCGCAGCCGCTGGGCCGGGTGGCACGGCCCGAAGAGATCGCCGAGGTCCTGTGCTTCCTCGCCTCACCACGCGCCGGCTTCGTCACAGGAGCCGTGGTCGCCGCCGACGGCGGCTTCACCGCGCTCTAG
- a CDS encoding SDR family NAD(P)-dependent oxidoreductase gives MTGRRLDGKVALITGATGGIGMAIAGLFAREGARLVVTDVAEEPLRDLAHRIEAGGAEVVAARLDVSSAREWDEVITVVRDRFGTLDVLVNLAGIVDWPGIEDTREEDWDRVIDVNQKGTWLGMKAAMPLLRASGNASVINTSSVLGLVGSGAAAAYQASKGAVRLLSKTAAVEYARQGVRINSVHPGVIATPMIQDLLDDQGDQQPDIQRTPMRRAGRAEEIAPAILFLASDDSSFVTGSELVVDGGLTAH, from the coding sequence ATGACAGGACGACGACTTGACGGCAAGGTCGCGCTGATCACCGGCGCGACCGGCGGCATCGGCATGGCGATCGCCGGACTCTTCGCCCGCGAAGGCGCCCGGCTGGTGGTGACCGATGTCGCCGAGGAGCCCCTGCGGGACCTGGCCCACCGGATCGAGGCAGGCGGCGCCGAGGTCGTCGCCGCTCGCCTCGACGTCTCCTCGGCGCGGGAGTGGGACGAGGTGATCACCGTCGTACGCGACCGGTTCGGAACGCTGGACGTGCTCGTGAACCTCGCCGGCATCGTGGACTGGCCGGGTATCGAGGACACGCGGGAAGAGGACTGGGACCGCGTCATCGACGTGAACCAGAAAGGTACGTGGCTCGGGATGAAGGCGGCGATGCCGCTGCTGCGCGCGAGCGGCAACGCGTCGGTGATCAATACGTCGTCGGTGCTCGGGCTCGTGGGAAGCGGCGCAGCCGCGGCCTACCAGGCGTCCAAGGGCGCGGTGCGCCTGTTGAGCAAGACGGCAGCGGTCGAGTACGCACGGCAGGGAGTGCGGATCAACTCGGTGCACCCCGGTGTGATCGCCACGCCGATGATCCAGGACCTCCTGGACGATCAGGGCGACCAGCAGCCGGACATCCAGCGCACCCCGATGCGCCGGGCCGGTCGCGCCGAGGAGATCGCACCCGCGATCCTCTTCCTCGCCAGCGACGACTCCTCGTTCGTCACCGGCTCGGAGCTCGTGGTCGACGGCGGGCTCACCGCGCACTGA
- a CDS encoding Atu4866 domain-containing protein, which translates to MAGTAEDDHVDVVGMWVTADGHIRQELLADGRYDEARGERRSAYTGRYTVTGSHLDYIDDAGFTATGDIRDGVLHHEHLVLYRERKSP; encoded by the coding sequence ATGGCCGGGACAGCTGAGGACGACCACGTCGACGTGGTCGGTATGTGGGTGACCGCGGACGGTCATATCCGTCAGGAACTCTTGGCGGACGGCCGCTACGACGAGGCCCGCGGCGAGCGGCGCAGCGCGTACACGGGCCGGTACACGGTGACCGGCAGCCACCTGGACTACATCGATGACGCCGGCTTCACCGCGACAGGCGACATCCGGGACGGAGTGCTCCACCACGAGCACCTCGTGCTGTACCGGGAGCGCAAGTCGCCATGA
- a CDS encoding helix-turn-helix transcriptional regulator: MDDNHLGDFLRARRAGLRPEDVGMASYGVRRVAGLRREEAAVLAGVNADYYTRLEQGRERNPSPQVLDALSRALRLDADARAHLFRLAGTAPGDQPSVHTAERVSPALRQLMDGYPNTPAFVINRTLDILAANALTDALYAPFDPADNLARMTFLDPAGRHFYPEWNRTAQAAVANLRQAAGFDPDHPRLRELVRSLTEHSTEFTRLWDAHTVRGKTQDAKLLLHPDVGRLALTYQAFDVRDAPGQQLVIYQAEPGSPSAEALNLLGSLHATRHPTEPRPHQY; this comes from the coding sequence ATGGACGACAACCACCTGGGAGACTTCCTGCGCGCACGCCGCGCCGGCCTGCGGCCGGAGGACGTCGGCATGGCGAGTTACGGGGTCCGCAGAGTGGCCGGACTGCGCCGTGAGGAGGCCGCTGTCCTGGCCGGGGTGAACGCCGACTACTACACCCGCCTGGAACAGGGGCGCGAGCGCAACCCCTCACCCCAGGTACTCGACGCCCTCAGCCGCGCGCTGCGCCTGGACGCGGATGCCCGAGCACACCTGTTCCGGCTGGCCGGAACCGCACCCGGCGACCAGCCCTCCGTCCACACGGCCGAGCGGGTCAGCCCCGCGCTGCGCCAGCTCATGGACGGCTACCCGAACACTCCGGCGTTCGTCATCAACCGGACCCTGGACATCCTCGCCGCCAACGCCCTGACCGACGCCCTCTACGCCCCGTTCGATCCGGCGGACAACCTGGCCCGGATGACCTTCCTCGACCCGGCGGGCCGGCACTTCTACCCCGAGTGGAACCGGACGGCCCAGGCTGCCGTGGCCAATCTGCGCCAGGCGGCCGGATTTGACCCGGACCACCCGCGGCTACGCGAACTCGTCCGGTCCCTCACGGAGCACAGCACGGAATTCACCCGCCTCTGGGACGCCCACACCGTGCGCGGCAAGACCCAGGACGCCAAGCTCCTCCTCCACCCGGACGTCGGCCGGCTCGCCCTCACCTATCAGGCCTTCGACGTACGGGACGCGCCCGGCCAGCAACTCGTCATCTACCAGGCCGAACCAGGCAGCCCCAGCGCCGAGGCCCTCAACCTTCTCGGCTCCCTCCACGCCACCCGCCATCCCACGGAGCCCCGTCCCCACCAGTACTAG
- a CDS encoding PRC-barrel domain-containing protein translates to MTENLWNYVPTAGHTPDADLTGYRVEAEDGHIGKVDEHSNDVGSAYLVVDTGPWIFGKQVLLPAGAVTRISNEDKTIRVAWSKDRIKAAPEFDKAKHLGDPRYRDQLGGYYGSGH, encoded by the coding sequence GTGACCGAGAACTTGTGGAACTACGTCCCGACCGCCGGGCACACCCCGGACGCCGACCTGACGGGTTACCGCGTGGAGGCGGAAGACGGGCACATCGGCAAGGTCGACGAGCACTCCAACGACGTCGGCTCCGCGTACCTCGTCGTCGACACGGGACCGTGGATCTTCGGTAAGCAGGTCCTTCTACCGGCCGGTGCGGTCACGCGTATCAGCAACGAGGACAAGACCATCCGGGTCGCCTGGTCCAAGGACCGGATCAAGGCCGCCCCCGAGTTCGACAAGGCCAAGCACCTCGGGGACCCGCGCTACCGGGACCAGCTCGGCGGCTACTACGGCTCCGGTCACTGA
- a CDS encoding TetR/AcrR family transcriptional regulator, protein MPRWESDAQGRLERAALELFETQGFERTTVAQIARTAGLTERSFYRYFPDKREVLFAGNELEAHLAARVEAADPGLTPIEALLTALGTADEVFHSRAFLLRRVRVIAASPALAERDLIKLADIADALARALEHRGVEPGKARFIIDVAIAVSRRATSRWLADPDATLSELVTRTAAELREAVAPPPPTVG, encoded by the coding sequence ATGCCGAGATGGGAGTCAGACGCACAGGGGCGGCTCGAGCGCGCGGCGCTCGAGTTGTTCGAGACGCAGGGGTTCGAGCGCACAACGGTCGCGCAGATCGCGCGAACCGCCGGTCTGACCGAGCGCTCCTTCTACCGCTATTTCCCCGACAAGCGGGAAGTCCTTTTCGCCGGCAACGAACTCGAAGCCCACCTTGCCGCCCGGGTCGAGGCGGCAGACCCCGGCCTCACGCCGATCGAGGCGCTGCTGACCGCGCTGGGGACCGCCGACGAGGTCTTTCACTCGCGCGCGTTCCTGCTGCGCCGCGTCAGGGTGATCGCCGCCAGCCCGGCACTGGCCGAGCGCGATCTGATCAAGCTCGCCGACATCGCCGACGCGCTGGCGCGGGCGCTCGAACACCGCGGCGTCGAGCCTGGCAAGGCACGTTTCATCATCGACGTGGCGATAGCGGTCTCCCGGCGCGCCACGTCCCGCTGGCTGGCCGACCCGGACGCGACCCTCTCCGAGCTCGTCACCCGGACCGCCGCCGAACTGCGTGAGGCGGTCGCGCCGCCGCCCCCGACAGTCGGCTGA
- a CDS encoding NADP-dependent oxidoreductase, whose product MKALQFDRFGSPDVIVLHEVPKPEPGPGQIRTAVRACGLTPGDWAVVDGLLADQLPPLPRGLGVEVAGTVDALGEGVIGVEIGDRVFGPAAFDGPTAGAAEYALMAVWAHIPAGVTAEQAAALPMAAETAWHALDDLGVQPGELLLVHGAGSTVGEAAVRLALHRGVRVIATAGPTRAAALGEIGARVTGHGDGMAERVAALAGARVDRALDTAPTGGRIDRAHQASPGGGSLPSLIELTGDPDRVLTVSDFAAAAELGTRITQIEMRYDRMSEFARLADEGVLVVSVARTYTLDQIQEAAKLSQSRRPGGKLMLVL is encoded by the coding sequence ATGAAGGCTCTTCAGTTCGACCGGTTCGGATCCCCGGACGTGATCGTGCTCCACGAGGTCCCGAAGCCGGAGCCGGGACCCGGCCAGATCCGGACCGCCGTGCGGGCGTGCGGACTGACACCGGGCGACTGGGCGGTGGTCGACGGCCTACTCGCCGACCAGTTGCCGCCACTGCCGCGCGGGCTCGGCGTCGAGGTCGCGGGCACCGTCGACGCGCTCGGTGAGGGCGTCATCGGCGTCGAGATCGGCGACCGGGTGTTCGGCCCGGCGGCCTTCGACGGTCCGACGGCCGGGGCCGCTGAGTATGCGCTGATGGCGGTCTGGGCTCACATTCCCGCGGGCGTCACCGCCGAGCAGGCCGCCGCGCTGCCGATGGCGGCCGAGACGGCATGGCACGCGCTCGACGACCTCGGCGTCCAGCCGGGTGAGCTGCTGCTCGTCCACGGCGCAGGCTCCACCGTGGGTGAGGCGGCGGTGCGCTTGGCGCTGCACCGGGGTGTCCGGGTGATCGCCACCGCCGGGCCGACGCGGGCCGCAGCCCTGGGAGAGATCGGCGCCCGGGTGACCGGCCACGGCGACGGCATGGCCGAACGCGTCGCCGCATTGGCCGGCGCCCGCGTCGACCGCGCCCTGGACACGGCCCCGACCGGCGGCCGGATCGACCGCGCCCACCAGGCCAGCCCGGGCGGCGGCTCGCTGCCGTCCCTGATCGAGCTGACCGGGGACCCCGACCGCGTCCTCACCGTCTCGGACTTCGCCGCCGCAGCCGAGCTGGGCACCCGGATTACCCAGATCGAGATGCGCTACGACCGGATGAGCGAGTTCGCCCGGCTGGCCGACGAAGGCGTTCTCGTCGTATCGGTCGCCCGCACCTACACGCTCGACCAGATCCAGGAAGCGGCCAAGCTCAGCCAGTCCCGTCGGCCCGGCGGCAAGCTCATGCTCGTCCTGTGA
- a CDS encoding iron chaperone, which yields MGKPQTIDEYIGSFAGQDRELLEQVRALAHEAVPEASEAIKWGNPAWVHPSGTILFMLSGHAKHANVVFTPSTREAFDTELAGFATGKGSVKLPYGQPVPVDLLRQMIAFRVREHENDGVLWM from the coding sequence ATGGGCAAGCCGCAGACGATCGATGAGTACATCGGCAGCTTCGCCGGGCAGGACCGCGAGCTGCTTGAGCAGGTGCGCGCGCTGGCCCACGAGGCGGTCCCGGAAGCGAGCGAGGCGATCAAGTGGGGCAATCCCGCGTGGGTGCACCCGTCCGGGACGATCCTCTTCATGCTCAGCGGCCACGCGAAGCACGCGAACGTCGTGTTCACGCCCAGCACCCGCGAGGCGTTCGACACCGAACTTGCCGGCTTTGCCACCGGCAAGGGCTCGGTCAAGCTCCCCTACGGCCAGCCCGTGCCGGTCGACCTGCTGCGCCAGATGATTGCGTTCCGAGTGCGCGAGCACGAGAACGACGGTGTGCTGTGGATGTGA
- a CDS encoding MarR family winged helix-turn-helix transcriptional regulator, translating into MSEGKTTDPIPAADVTERLGYRLKRAAAALRGAMDRALREHGLTVPQYACLELLDQQPGLSNAELARGTFVTRQSMNVVLRGLQDDGLISRATTTDHGRALPAHLTEEGHRRLAAARSAIYAIDQRMTDAIPPKRLATFLTDLDRMAETLGG; encoded by the coding sequence ATGAGTGAGGGAAAAACCACCGACCCGATCCCGGCCGCCGACGTGACCGAGCGACTGGGCTACCGCCTCAAACGCGCCGCGGCTGCGCTGCGCGGCGCGATGGACAGGGCCCTGCGCGAACACGGACTGACCGTGCCGCAATACGCCTGCCTCGAACTGCTCGACCAGCAACCCGGGCTGTCCAACGCCGAACTGGCCCGCGGCACCTTCGTCACCCGGCAGTCCATGAACGTCGTCCTGCGTGGGTTGCAGGACGACGGCCTGATCAGCCGCGCGACCACTACCGACCATGGCCGCGCCCTGCCCGCCCACCTCACCGAGGAGGGCCACCGCCGCCTCGCCGCGGCACGCTCTGCCATCTACGCCATCGACCAGCGGATGACCGACGCCATCCCGCCGAAACGCCTCGCCACCTTTCTCACCGACCTGGACCGCATGGCGGAGACACTCGGTGGGTGA
- a CDS encoding VOC family protein: MTTAVSVTGPDFIALQVRDVDTAAAFFETQLGLHRAPASPPGAVVFTTEPIAFAVREPLPGVDLDSVERPGLGVALWFKTSDAQALHDRLQAAGTPIVKAPEDGPFGRMFTFLGPEGYAITAHGN; encoded by the coding sequence ATGACCACCGCCGTTTCCGTCACCGGGCCCGACTTCATCGCACTACAGGTGCGTGACGTCGACACGGCCGCCGCTTTCTTCGAGACGCAGCTCGGGCTGCACCGGGCCCCCGCCTCACCCCCCGGCGCCGTGGTGTTCACCACCGAGCCGATCGCGTTCGCCGTCCGCGAGCCCCTGCCGGGTGTGGACCTCGACAGTGTGGAGCGGCCCGGCCTCGGCGTCGCCCTGTGGTTCAAGACCAGCGACGCCCAGGCGCTCCATGACCGCCTCCAGGCCGCCGGGACCCCCATCGTCAAGGCGCCGGAGGACGGCCCGTTCGGCAGGATGTTCACCTTCCTCGGCCCCGAGGGCTACGCCATCACCGCGCACGGGAACTGA
- a CDS encoding DNA-3-methyladenine glycosylase family protein, giving the protein MHAFTITPQGPFSLAAGLSFLRGFTPAGYHDTAQDQTLRLAFPADDGHSTVGVEVRQADGPQGTVEAEAVVHTGLPCEGRAGTATGTGPAPPSPGMDAVRQQLARILSLDVDGSGFPQLANSDPVMAEVIPAYPGLRPVCFHSPYEAAAWAVIGHRIRMVQAAAAKARIAERHGQHVTVAGRTLHAFPTPLVLRQLDRIPGLPDIKVERLRHLADAALADHLNAGQLRAMPAQDALAHLQELPGIGPFSAELILIRGAGHPDVFPRHEPRLHAAMARAYGLSDADASDTNRLADISNRWAPYRSWAAVLLRTWFSRI; this is encoded by the coding sequence GTGCACGCCTTCACCATCACCCCGCAAGGGCCCTTCTCCCTCGCAGCCGGTCTCAGCTTCCTGAGGGGCTTCACCCCCGCCGGGTATCACGACACCGCACAGGACCAGACGCTGCGCCTGGCATTCCCCGCCGACGACGGCCACTCGACCGTCGGCGTCGAAGTGAGGCAGGCGGACGGCCCCCAGGGCACCGTGGAGGCGGAGGCCGTCGTGCACACCGGCCTGCCCTGCGAGGGGCGGGCCGGGACGGCCACGGGAACCGGGCCCGCCCCGCCATCCCCCGGGATGGATGCGGTGCGGCAGCAGCTGGCGCGCATCCTCTCACTCGACGTCGACGGCAGCGGGTTTCCCCAGCTCGCCAACAGCGATCCCGTCATGGCCGAGGTCATCCCGGCATACCCGGGACTGCGGCCGGTGTGCTTCCACTCCCCGTACGAAGCAGCGGCCTGGGCGGTCATCGGCCACCGCATCCGCATGGTCCAGGCCGCCGCAGCCAAAGCCCGCATCGCCGAACGCCACGGACAACACGTCACCGTCGCCGGCCGCACCCTGCACGCCTTCCCCACCCCGCTGGTCCTGCGCCAACTCGACCGCATCCCCGGGCTGCCCGACATCAAGGTCGAACGCCTGCGCCACCTCGCGGACGCTGCTCTCGCCGACCACCTCAACGCCGGCCAACTGCGGGCGATGCCGGCCCAGGACGCCCTTGCCCACCTTCAGGAATTGCCGGGCATCGGCCCGTTCTCCGCCGAACTGATCCTCATCCGCGGCGCCGGGCACCCCGACGTCTTCCCACGGCACGAACCCCGGCTGCACGCCGCGATGGCGCGCGCCTACGGTCTGAGCGATGCGGATGCCTCCGACACGAACCGCCTCGCCGACATCAGCAACCGCTGGGCGCCCTACCGCAGCTGGGCCGCCGTCCTGTTGCGCACCTGGTTTTCACGGATCTGA
- a CDS encoding SDR family NAD(P)-dependent oxidoreductase, protein MTIDKIALVTGANRGLGRGAAIALATRGVRVLVTHRGDAAGAEKTVEQVQAVGGTAAVLRLDISDVSSFTSFTSELSEQLERWGTSRLDILVNNAGVGIFGPLEGVTIDDFDTVMGTNVRGTFFLIQSLVPLLTRGGRVINVSTSLTRHTSPATSVYSASKAAVEALSRTLAAELGPRGVRVNSIAPGPTATDFNGGAMRDDAEMRQVLAGQTALGRVGEPEEIGDAIATLASEGLRWVTAQRIEVSGGALL, encoded by the coding sequence ATGACGATCGATAAGATCGCTTTGGTGACCGGTGCGAATCGCGGCCTCGGACGTGGCGCGGCCATCGCTCTGGCCACACGCGGGGTGCGGGTCTTGGTCACCCACCGCGGTGATGCGGCCGGGGCTGAGAAGACGGTGGAACAGGTGCAGGCGGTGGGTGGGACTGCCGCTGTTCTCCGGCTCGACATCAGCGACGTCTCCTCTTTCACGTCCTTCACCTCCGAACTGAGCGAGCAGCTGGAGCGCTGGGGTACTTCGCGGCTCGACATCTTGGTCAACAACGCGGGAGTGGGGATCTTCGGACCGCTGGAGGGCGTCACGATCGACGACTTCGACACGGTGATGGGCACCAACGTCCGGGGCACGTTCTTCCTCATCCAGTCACTTGTACCGCTGCTGACCCGAGGTGGCCGCGTCATCAACGTCTCGACGTCACTGACCCGCCACACCAGCCCCGCCACCTCGGTCTACTCCGCCTCGAAGGCCGCCGTCGAAGCCTTGAGCCGTACCCTCGCCGCAGAACTCGGCCCGCGCGGAGTCCGGGTCAACTCCATCGCTCCGGGACCGACCGCCACCGATTTCAACGGTGGAGCGATGCGGGACGACGCCGAGATGCGCCAGGTTCTGGCCGGACAGACCGCGCTAGGCCGCGTCGGCGAACCTGAGGAGATCGGCGACGCCATCGCCACGCTGGCCTCCGAGGGCCTGCGCTGGGTCACCGCCCAGCGCATCGAGGTCTCCGGCGGTGCCCTCCTCTGA